The window AAGCTCCTACCTCAGCCAACGCTTAAAAGAGACAGAGACCTAAACCTTCTTTTGAAAAGACTTATCCCAGCTTTGATGGGATTTGGTGTGGCTCAACTTTCCTTTTTTATAGATACCTTTCTCGCTTCTTTTTTGGCATTGGGTGCCATATCATACCTCTATTACGCCAACAGAATATTCCAACTTCCTTTGGGTGCCTTGTCTGTGGGTATGGCAAACTCCTTGCTTTCTGTCTTGGCAAGCGGACAAGACCCAAAGAAGAACATCACCCTCGCCTTTAGGTTTATTACACTGCTTGCCCTTCCTGCCACTGGAGGTCTTTTGGTGCTATCGCATCAGATAATAGCCTTGCTTTACGGAAGGGGAAGGTTTTCAGAAGAAGACATAGCAATAGCAGGCAAAGTGCTTGCGGTATACTCCTTGGGTCTTGTCTTCTTTTCCCTTCAAAAGGTGCTGGCAAGTGCCTTTTTTGCAAAAGGAGACACAAAAACTCCCGTGCTGTCTTCTCTCTTTGCGGTTTTATCCGAGGGTCTTTTTGCCTTTGTTTTTGCCTTTGTCCTAAAACTTGGCGTGGTAGGTCTTGCTCTTGGGACTGCAAGCTCCTCTGTAGCAGGCTTAGGGTTTTTGCTATATTTTTGGAAAGAGAAAAGCTTGGACATAAAAGCCTACTTAATAACCACTATGAAGTCTATCTTTTCCACCTTGGTTATGTGTATTTTTCTACTTTTACTAAAACCCTCCCCTTACGGAGTTTTGTATTCAATACCCTTTGCGGTAGCTGTCTATTGGTTATGCCTTTTAATGCTTAGAGAACCCTTAGCTTACCTGCCCTTGAGCCTTTTGAAGAGCTTTGTTAAGAAGCTTGGTAAGTCTTGAGGCTCTTCTGCTTGCTTCATTTTTGTGAATAACACCCTTTGATGCGGTATGATAGATTATACTTATCACTTCTGGCAAGAATTGTTTAGCTTCTTCTAACTGACCAGCTTCTACCATCCTTCTAAATTTCTTTATGTAAGTCCTCATTCTTGATAGATGATACCTGTTTCTCAACCTTCTCTTTTCATCTCTTCTCATACGTTTCTTGGCTTGTCTCGTATTTGGCATAAGCAAACCTCCTCGTTATATTTTTAAGGCAACGGGCGGATTCGAACCGCCGTAGAAGGGATTTGCAGTCCCTCGCCTAACCACTCGGCCACGTTGCCTAAAAGCGGGCGACGGGACTCGAACCCGCGACCTGCTGCATGGCAAGCAGCCGCTCCACCTCTGAGCTACGCCCGCTAAGATATATATATTATACCACTACTCCACATTTGCTACCTGTTGTTTTAGCCTGTCAATCTCTGTCTTTATTTCCACTGCGAGATGTGACAGGTCTGGAAGTTTGTTAGCGAGTGTGGTTATCTCCCTATGCATTTCCTGAAAGAGAAACTCTAACTTCCTTCCTACCTCATCCTGCGACCTAAAAAGCTCTTTGCTCTTGATAAGATGTGCCCTAAACCTACTTATTTCCTCTTCTACATCCATCTTGGAGAGAATAAGAGCTATCTCGTTAAGCACCAAGGCGTTGTTTTCGGAAAGCCCGAGCTCTTTTGCCTTTTCCAAGACCCTATTTTTTACCCTCTGATAGACTTCTTCTCTAATTTCTATTATCTTTTGGAGAAGCGCCTCAATGCGCGCAAGCCTCTCTTCCATATACTTCCTTATGTGTTCCCCCTCTTCCGCTCTTCTATTGAGAAGTTCCTTTAGTGCATCCGTCAAGGCACAGGAAATTGCCTCCTCAAGAGAAGGGTCTATCTCCTCCTTTGGAGCTTCTGAAAACTTTGCGGATAAATGAAGAATAGTATCATCGCTCACCTTCAAGTCCAATTTGTCTCTTATTATCTTGAAAAAGTTTATATTTCTAAACAAGTCATCTAAGCTCACAGGCTCAATAATTCCCTTTCTTTTAACTTCAATGTGCAGGTTAACCGTCCCTCTTCTAATAAACTCCCTTACCAACTTTCTCACAAGAAATTCAAGAGACATGAGATTGTAATTTGACTTTATAAACACCTCAAGGGTTTTACCGTTTAGGCTTTTCACAAATACACTAACAGCCCAATTCTCGTTTTCAAAACTTCCTGACCCATATCCCGTCATACTAAACATGGATAAGATTATACGCTAAAAATCTAAGTCAAACTCATCTTCTGAAAAATCTTCAAACTCTTGCTCGTATTCTTCCGTGTTAGTAGAGATACCCAATGTAAGCGGTTTAAAGCTGGCTGTATCTTTTAGAAAGGCAACCTTTACAATTCCAGTGGGTC of the Aquificaceae bacterium genome contains:
- the murJ gene encoding murein biosynthesis integral membrane protein MurJ, with product MGLLKHSISFSIATLLSRIIGYVRDALIAYYFGVSHITDAFFVAFRLPNTFRRLFGEGGFNAAFVPIFAKRVKEGTEREFLNSTFTYYTLFNLLVTLAGILFAEWIIRLIAPGIVGKSYFELAVFMARFLFIYLFFVGLSAFFMAVLNTRGVFFVPAFAQAVFNIVMALCIALASHSLGYMALVLGVLAGGFAQLVFHLPSVVSQKLLPQPTLKRDRDLNLLLKRLIPALMGFGVAQLSFFIDTFLASFLALGAISYLYYANRIFQLPLGALSVGMANSLLSVLASGQDPKKNITLAFRFITLLALPATGGLLVLSHQIIALLYGRGRFSEEDIAIAGKVLAVYSLGLVFFSLQKVLASAFFAKGDTKTPVLSSLFAVLSEGLFAFVFAFVLKLGVVGLALGTASSSVAGLGFLLYFWKEKSLDIKAYLITTMKSIFSTLVMCIFLLLLKPSPYGVLYSIPFAVAVYWLCLLMLREPLAYLPLSLLKSFVKKLGKS
- the rpsT gene encoding 30S ribosomal protein S20, whose amino-acid sequence is MPNTRQAKKRMRRDEKRRLRNRYHLSRMRTYIKKFRRMVEAGQLEEAKQFLPEVISIIYHTASKGVIHKNEASRRASRLTKLLNKALQKAQGQVS
- a CDS encoding DUF1732 domain-containing protein: MFSMTGYGSGSFENENWAVSVFVKSLNGKTLEVFIKSNYNLMSLEFLVRKLVREFIRRGTVNLHIEVKRKGIIEPVSLDDLFRNINFFKIIRDKLDLKVSDDTILHLSAKFSEAPKEEIDPSLEEAISCALTDALKELLNRRAEEGEHIRKYMEERLARIEALLQKIIEIREEVYQRVKNRVLEKAKELGLSENNALVLNEIALILSKMDVEEEISRFRAHLIKSKELFRSQDEVGRKLEFLFQEMHREITTLANKLPDLSHLAVEIKTEIDRLKQQVANVE